From the genome of Bacteroides sp. MSB163, one region includes:
- a CDS encoding RagB/SusD family nutrient uptake outer membrane protein, which yields MKIKYYIVAFASLLLTGCSDFLDLTPISEASSVNYYKNTSDINSALSACYGSLQGTYQYGEYFISLMELRSDNVEDINPGGAAGMFYFIDNFTATSGNNVVRYAWKELYNQIYRCNNALASIDVITDAALKKQYEGEALFLRALAYFNIVRLWGAAPLILKPVTAIEAKGYGRSSVADVYRAIEEDLEAASGMLTSAHDDDNLGRATSVAAKALLAKAYLTQQKWSAAATLLDNIVKDYSSKYGLQNTVADVFDVNQEMNKEILFAVRYSKSVLGEGHGYNDYFKDKSVIDSKLLASYGNTDDRKAMIEYKKVDANNNVIAKYYDTFDATTAKVGFDLPLLRWADVLLMCAEAHNEVAYENSESSKALSYLNLIRKRANAVEYKVTDLKDQSAFRKAVLEERRLEFPFELHRWFDLIRTDTAIEAMSKVGFTITKNDYLYPIPKTEVDLIDNPETFPQNPGYN from the coding sequence ATGAAAATTAAATATTATATTGTAGCTTTTGCATCTCTGTTGCTTACCGGCTGTAGTGATTTTCTGGACTTGACACCTATATCTGAGGCTTCTTCAGTCAATTACTATAAAAATACTTCTGATATAAATTCTGCATTGTCCGCTTGTTATGGTTCCTTGCAGGGAACCTATCAATATGGCGAATATTTTATTTCCCTCATGGAGCTAAGGTCTGATAATGTGGAAGATATTAATCCCGGTGGAGCAGCTGGTATGTTCTACTTCATTGATAACTTTACTGCTACATCCGGAAATAATGTCGTTCGTTATGCATGGAAAGAATTGTATAACCAGATATATAGATGTAACAATGCACTTGCAAGTATAGATGTGATAACAGATGCCGCGCTGAAAAAGCAGTATGAAGGGGAAGCTCTATTTTTACGGGCTTTAGCATATTTCAATATTGTTCGTCTTTGGGGAGCTGCACCTCTGATCCTGAAACCGGTGACGGCTATTGAAGCCAAGGGGTATGGACGTAGTTCTGTGGCGGATGTTTATAGAGCTATAGAAGAGGATCTGGAGGCTGCGTCCGGTATGCTTACTTCTGCTCATGATGATGACAATCTGGGAAGAGCCACTTCCGTAGCTGCAAAAGCATTATTGGCAAAAGCTTATCTGACACAACAAAAGTGGTCGGCAGCAGCGACTTTGCTGGATAACATAGTCAAAGATTATTCATCTAAATACGGTTTACAGAACACTGTTGCTGATGTTTTTGATGTAAATCAGGAGATGAATAAAGAAATTTTGTTTGCTGTACGATATTCAAAGTCAGTTCTTGGAGAAGGACATGGATACAACGATTACTTTAAGGATAAGTCGGTTATTGATAGCAAACTCTTAGCATCTTATGGAAATACGGACGATCGTAAAGCCATGATCGAATATAAAAAGGTGGATGCTAACAATAATGTAATAGCTAAGTATTATGATACGTTTGACGCTACTACGGCAAAGGTTGGATTTGACTTACCATTATTGAGATGGGCGGATGTATTGCTGATGTGTGCTGAGGCTCATAATGAAGTAGCTTATGAAAACTCTGAATCAAGTAAGGCACTGAGTTACTTGAATTTGATTCGTAAGCGTGCAAATGCAGTGGAATATAAAGTGACGGATTTGAAAGACCAGAGTGCTTTCCGCAAGGCTGTATTGGAAGAACGCCGTTTGGAATTTCCGTTCGAACTGCATCGTTGGTTTGATTTGATCCGTACAGATACGGCGATAGAAGCTATGTCAAAGGTTGGTTTCACAATAACAAAGAATGACTATTTATATCCGATTCCGAAAACAGAGGTTGATTTGATAGACAATCCGGAAACGTTCCCTCAAAATCCGGGATATAACTAA
- a CDS encoding TonB-dependent receptor, which produces MNNRKSILCLFLLFLLSFGALSVNAQTVSKVFREQTLKTVLKEIESQTGLSIIYQKDEINENKKVNATFENTPVVEALSSILDKSLEVNLKNKMIVISLKKLMPGDDKTKVRSINGKILDENGEPVIGASVVIQGTTLGAITNIDGEYTLANVPENAEVTISFIGYQTLTFNANDKALQNVTLKEDSEMLDEVVVVGYGVQRKRDVTTSISSMKASELAVPVSSVDQALVGKMTGVQVSQPNGIPGGGLSIKVRGSGSITAGTEPLYVVDGFPMSGEAGNGTGQNVSPLSSINMNDIESIEVLKDASAAAIYGSRGANGVVIITTKQGKEGKDMKPTVQYDGYVGFQQRTKKIDMLDAYEYAWLSYDGHNNAYLDLLESKGIEGSINDSNEVRNQKLGKKPDVINQAYLLPPEIMPYINGETGLTNTDWQDEVMRTGIVTSHNLSLSGGNKAARYFISGNYMKEQGIVIGSDFEQMGARGKVDANYKKFTFGTNLSFNYSVYNIVPTEDRYKEETIVASALAMSPTMPVYNADGSYNFDQWNWQYKHPQIVNPVALANEKEDQMKRYRFMGNVYGEYELYKNLKFKTSFGVDFNSYSRSYYRPSTLPTSLDRLPPSVPEGSKRDKNMLNWVWENTLSYTTVIKDVHNLSAIAGWTAQKESVNTSLLAGNGYPNDLVHTMNAASAITSWSATAYEWSLLSALARVQYSYKGKYLLSAAARMDGSSRFGKNNRWGMFPSASAGWYISEEDFMKDIKWLTSLKLRASYGISGNFNIGNYEYYATLSEDNYVFGKADGTLASGLRPATAGNPDLGWEKTAMFNLGLEIGLFNMLTLELDLYNSNTTDMLLNVPVAEFSGFSTVPMNIGKVNNKGVEFAISTTNSWGDFTWNNRFNISANRNEVKDLGGVDEMITTSESVTFITKVGEPIGNYYTLVTDGVFANQAEIDNSKNPDKSQRKYAYVSGAKPGDFRFKDMDGNMEIDENDRTITGNYMPKFTYGFSTELKYKWFDLSIALQGVQGNKIANIFRRYIDNMEGGNNCQVDALDRWQSESNPGSGYVVRANRSATGMNGTTSTWHIEDGSYMRIKNITFGYTLPKSLLTNVGISRARVYFSTQNPFTFTKYSGYNPEVNMKGGSLTPGIDYGTYPLSKSFVFGLNVTF; this is translated from the coding sequence ATGAACAACCGAAAATCAATTCTATGCTTATTCCTTTTGTTCTTGCTCAGCTTTGGTGCATTGTCAGTAAATGCCCAGACAGTCAGCAAAGTTTTTAGGGAACAAACATTGAAAACTGTATTGAAGGAAATAGAGAGTCAAACAGGGCTGTCCATTATCTATCAGAAAGATGAGATAAACGAGAATAAAAAGGTTAATGCGACTTTTGAAAATACTCCCGTCGTAGAGGCATTGTCATCTATCCTTGACAAATCATTGGAAGTGAATCTTAAGAATAAGATGATTGTGATTTCTCTCAAAAAGCTAATGCCAGGTGATGACAAAACAAAAGTAAGATCAATTAACGGAAAGATTCTTGATGAAAACGGTGAACCGGTGATTGGGGCGAGTGTGGTAATACAAGGAACGACATTGGGGGCAATTACAAACATTGACGGTGAATATACTTTAGCTAATGTTCCGGAAAATGCAGAAGTAACCATTTCATTCATTGGCTATCAGACATTGACATTTAATGCTAATGACAAAGCCTTGCAAAATGTCACTTTGAAGGAAGATAGTGAAATGTTGGATGAAGTCGTAGTGGTGGGATACGGTGTACAACGTAAACGCGATGTAACCACTTCTATCTCCTCAATGAAAGCGAGCGAACTGGCTGTTCCGGTTTCCAGTGTGGATCAAGCTCTTGTCGGTAAGATGACCGGTGTGCAGGTTTCACAACCGAATGGTATTCCGGGGGGAGGATTATCTATTAAGGTAAGAGGTAGTGGTAGTATTACTGCCGGTACGGAACCGTTGTATGTGGTAGATGGTTTCCCCATGTCCGGTGAAGCAGGAAATGGTACAGGACAAAATGTATCTCCTTTGAGTTCCATTAATATGAATGACATTGAGTCCATTGAAGTTTTGAAAGATGCTTCAGCGGCAGCCATTTATGGATCAAGAGGTGCAAATGGTGTAGTCATTATTACCACTAAGCAAGGTAAGGAAGGAAAAGATATGAAGCCTACTGTGCAATATGATGGATATGTAGGTTTCCAGCAGCGTACTAAAAAAATAGATATGCTGGATGCGTATGAATATGCTTGGCTCTCCTATGACGGACACAACAATGCGTATCTTGATTTGCTGGAAAGTAAAGGTATTGAAGGTAGCATCAATGATTCTAATGAAGTTCGTAACCAGAAGTTGGGAAAGAAACCGGATGTTATCAATCAGGCTTATTTGCTACCTCCCGAAATAATGCCATATATCAATGGTGAAACCGGACTGACGAATACGGATTGGCAAGACGAGGTTATGAGAACAGGAATTGTCACAAGCCATAATCTTTCTTTGTCCGGAGGAAACAAAGCTGCCAGATATTTTATTTCCGGTAATTACATGAAAGAGCAGGGTATTGTTATCGGTTCGGATTTTGAACAGATGGGAGCCAGAGGAAAAGTCGATGCTAATTATAAGAAATTCACCTTCGGGACTAATCTGTCTTTTAATTATTCAGTGTACAACATTGTTCCTACCGAGGACAGATATAAAGAAGAGACAATCGTTGCTTCTGCTTTGGCCATGTCACCTACTATGCCGGTGTACAATGCCGACGGTTCTTATAATTTCGATCAATGGAACTGGCAGTATAAGCATCCGCAGATTGTAAATCCTGTAGCTTTGGCAAACGAAAAGGAAGATCAGATGAAACGTTACCGTTTTATGGGAAATGTCTATGGTGAATATGAACTCTATAAGAATCTGAAATTCAAGACAAGTTTCGGTGTGGATTTCAACAGCTACAGCCGTTCTTATTACAGACCTTCCACTTTGCCTACTTCTTTAGACAGACTTCCGCCTTCAGTGCCGGAAGGGTCGAAGCGTGATAAGAATATGTTGAACTGGGTATGGGAAAATACATTGTCATATACTACAGTCATTAAGGATGTACATAATTTGTCTGCCATAGCCGGATGGACTGCACAGAAAGAATCTGTGAACACTTCATTGCTGGCCGGTAATGGTTATCCTAATGACTTGGTACATACCATGAATGCAGCATCTGCTATTACAAGCTGGAGTGCAACCGCTTACGAATGGTCGTTGTTATCGGCATTGGCACGTGTGCAATATTCATATAAGGGCAAATATTTATTATCAGCTGCTGCTCGTATGGATGGATCTTCCCGTTTTGGAAAGAATAACCGCTGGGGTATGTTTCCGTCAGCTTCTGCCGGATGGTATATCAGTGAAGAAGATTTTATGAAAGATATAAAATGGCTTACTTCCTTAAAATTGCGTGCGAGCTACGGTATCAGTGGTAATTTCAATATTGGAAATTACGAGTATTACGCCACGTTATCGGAAGACAATTATGTGTTTGGAAAAGCTGATGGCACTTTGGCCAGCGGTTTACGTCCTGCAACAGCTGGAAATCCTGATTTAGGTTGGGAGAAGACTGCTATGTTCAATCTGGGGCTGGAAATAGGACTGTTCAATATGTTGACTTTAGAACTGGATTTATATAACAGTAATACAACGGATATGCTACTGAATGTACCGGTTGCCGAGTTTTCCGGTTTCAGTACAGTGCCTATGAATATCGGAAAAGTTAATAATAAGGGTGTTGAATTCGCTATTTCTACTACAAATTCTTGGGGAGATTTTACATGGAACAATCGCTTTAATATTTCTGCCAACCGGAATGAAGTGAAAGACCTCGGTGGTGTTGATGAAATGATAACTACTTCCGAGAGTGTGACTTTCATTACTAAAGTCGGAGAGCCTATCGGTAACTATTATACCTTGGTTACGGATGGTGTATTCGCTAATCAGGCAGAGATTGATAACTCGAAGAATCCGGATAAGAGCCAACGTAAATATGCTTATGTCAGTGGTGCGAAACCGGGAGACTTCCGTTTCAAAGATATGGACGGTAATATGGAGATTGACGAGAACGACCGTACTATTACAGGAAATTACATGCCGAAGTTCACGTATGGTTTCTCTACAGAGTTGAAATATAAGTGGTTTGATCTCTCTATTGCCCTGCAAGGTGTACAAGGGAATAAGATTGCCAATATATTCCGTCGTTACATTGATAATATGGAAGGAGGAAATAACTGTCAGGTCGATGCTTTGGACCGCTGGCAATCAGAAAGTAATCCGGGTAGCGGCTATGTAGTTCGTGCAAACAGAAGTGCAACGGGTATGAATGGTACTACTTCTACCTGGCATATTGAAGATGGTTCTTATATGAGAATTAAGAATATCACTTTTGGATATACGCTGCCTAAATCATTGCTTACCAATGTAGGAATCAGCCGGGCAAGAGTTTATTTCTCTACTCAGAATCCTTTCACTTTTACCAAATATAGCGGATACAATCCGGAAGTGAATATGAAAGGCGGTTCACTGACTCCTGGTATCGATTATGGTACATATCCTCTGTCTAAATCATTTGTATTCGGATTAAACGTAACTTTTTAA
- a CDS encoding FecR family protein: protein MKTETNIHELAIRYFEGQISKAEEKLLFNYIEQAEENRLRFRQWEKEWKVTNEGDEQTMQEWQRLQRRLRTQEAIMPMLPRRNFSFWRRVAAVAAIVVLTAGATLGVWNIASLSTTEDYFVFEAPYGEKSKMTLTDGTVVWLNAGSILKYSDKFNERNRKVILSGEAYFEVTKKEKAEFTVQTCGYDVVVKGTKFDVSAYPEDSVVTTALMEGIVEIHRGEQRIEMIPGEFVKLDMATGKITRTRNDVKQWKAWSENRIEFEDITLKELVAKLSRQYDVNISLESEQVGAKRFRISLRNRETIGEVMAALQEIIPITVERRGKDIYIRE, encoded by the coding sequence ATGAAAACAGAAACAAACATTCACGAATTGGCGATCCGCTACTTTGAAGGACAAATTTCAAAGGCAGAAGAGAAACTCTTGTTCAACTATATTGAGCAAGCGGAGGAAAACCGCCTGCGGTTTCGTCAGTGGGAAAAAGAATGGAAGGTTACTAATGAAGGAGACGAACAGACCATGCAAGAATGGCAACGTTTGCAACGCCGCCTTCGCACGCAAGAGGCTATTATGCCGATGTTGCCTCGTCGTAATTTCAGCTTCTGGCGCAGGGTGGCTGCCGTAGCTGCCATTGTGGTGCTTACCGCCGGGGCTACGTTGGGCGTTTGGAACATTGCTTCCTTATCTACTACCGAAGATTATTTCGTATTCGAAGCTCCCTACGGAGAAAAGAGTAAGATGACTTTGACAGATGGTACAGTGGTATGGCTGAATGCCGGTTCCATATTGAAGTATTCGGATAAGTTCAACGAGCGGAATCGTAAAGTGATACTTAGCGGTGAGGCTTATTTTGAAGTTACGAAGAAGGAAAAGGCCGAATTCACGGTACAGACCTGCGGATATGATGTAGTAGTAAAAGGAACTAAATTCGATGTTTCCGCCTATCCTGAAGACTCAGTTGTCACTACGGCACTGATGGAAGGAATTGTAGAAATCCATCGTGGGGAACAGCGAATAGAGATGATACCCGGTGAATTTGTAAAGTTGGATATGGCTACCGGAAAAATCACACGTACCCGTAATGATGTGAAGCAATGGAAAGCCTGGTCGGAGAATCGAATTGAATTTGAGGATATTACGTTGAAAGAGTTGGTAGCGAAGTTATCTCGCCAGTATGACGTCAATATCAGTCTGGAATCGGAACAGGTAGGTGCCAAACGCTTCCGTATTTCATTAAGAAACCGTGAGACGATAGGAGAGGTGATGGCTGCTTTGCAGGAGATCATCCCGATAACCGTCGAACGTAGAGGAAAGGATATATATATCAGAGAATAA
- a CDS encoding RNA polymerase sigma-70 factor yields MTDFSDDSYLLEEIKRGNEEAFVYLFKNYFPRLRGYAVRFIEDEEIVRDIIQECFLKFWEKRDLLSSVSITSLLFAMVRNGCLNYLKHVSIVEKHRIEYLASIDGEERLYYTDFTFDADNKLLYDELQEQIKLVIGQLPDRCREVFLLSRFTHLKNREIADKLQISTTAVEKHISKALALFERHFKDKYPVDIYIMVLAWVIMNE; encoded by the coding sequence ATGACTGATTTTTCAGATGATAGCTATTTATTGGAGGAGATAAAACGGGGAAACGAAGAAGCATTCGTTTATCTGTTTAAAAATTACTTTCCGCGTTTGCGTGGATATGCTGTTCGCTTTATTGAAGATGAAGAAATCGTTAGGGATATTATTCAGGAATGTTTTCTGAAGTTCTGGGAGAAGAGAGACTTACTTTCGTCGGTCTCCATAACTTCTTTGCTGTTTGCAATGGTGCGCAACGGATGCCTGAACTACCTGAAACACGTATCCATTGTAGAGAAGCACCGGATTGAGTACCTGGCATCCATTGACGGGGAAGAACGGCTTTACTATACCGACTTCACCTTTGATGCAGACAATAAACTTCTCTATGATGAATTGCAGGAGCAAATCAAGCTCGTCATAGGTCAGCTGCCTGACCGTTGCCGCGAAGTCTTCCTGCTGAGTCGGTTCACACATCTCAAGAACAGGGAAATAGCCGATAAACTACAAATATCCACTACAGCCGTGGAGAAACATATTTCTAAAGCCCTTGCCCTTTTTGAACGTCACTTCAAGGATAAGTATCCGGTAGACATTTATATAATGGTCTTAGCTTGGGTGATTATGAACGAATAA
- a CDS encoding DUF2490 domain-containing protein, whose product MLKKDSVLRGFVILCVGLLVFCLPPLQAQDSDFVTWNKMKARHDVSPRVELYGDVEMRTRDALDEIDRWGFGVGTSVLLLPFLKAEGGYEYHYRNRGEDGWKSRHRYHAGVSFTLKKRQWTFTLRERFQHTFDGRGADEFRLRTRLKAAYKVTTWSPYVSLEQYHGLGKDEWFHASRFRAGGGVEAKLSSSWSADVFYCYQHESDLDRHILGWELIYRF is encoded by the coding sequence ATGCTAAAGAAAGATTCTGTATTACGGGGATTCGTCATTTTATGTGTAGGACTGCTTGTCTTCTGTCTGCCTCCTTTGCAGGCGCAGGACAGTGATTTCGTGACTTGGAACAAGATGAAAGCCCGGCACGATGTATCCCCCAGAGTAGAACTTTACGGAGATGTCGAGATGCGTACCCGTGACGCACTGGATGAGATAGACCGTTGGGGCTTCGGTGTAGGTACTTCTGTTCTTCTTCTTCCGTTTCTAAAAGCTGAGGGCGGTTACGAATACCACTACCGCAACCGTGGTGAAGACGGCTGGAAATCCCGGCACCGTTACCATGCAGGCGTCTCTTTCACTCTCAAAAAACGACAATGGACGTTCACCTTGCGCGAACGTTTCCAACATACTTTCGACGGACGCGGAGCGGATGAGTTCCGTCTCCGCACCCGCCTGAAAGCTGCATATAAGGTAACCACATGGTCACCGTATGTTTCTTTAGAGCAATATCACGGTCTGGGCAAAGATGAATGGTTCCATGCCTCCCGCTTCCGTGCCGGTGGTGGGGTGGAAGCTAAACTGTCATCCTCCTGGTCGGCAGATGTTTTCTATTGCTACCAGCACGAGAGTGATCTGGATAGGCATATTTTGGGGTGGGAGTTGATTTACCGGTTCTGA
- a CDS encoding glycoside hydrolase family 88/105 protein — translation MKKIYTYLILSFVLLCSTSLIAQTNEKARETAVMIADRILKSTTYDFVDKKSGKTYTSLKNVPLNKNVKVQSKYLDWHYTNGVTNIALMELGDKLGTSRYENYVLKNMNFIFEDANQNYFHRLYDQTLKQEGWRAVNNVNWHMIYRNKRLDDNGPMGASLIVLNRRHPEQAFQKYIDQTDHHLMVSEPRLADGTIARLWPHVNTIWADDAFMALSFLVRMGEATGDAKYFDDAANQILNYTRYLWCPEKGLYYHCYHTDNKAHGVAHWSRANGWVFMATADLLARMPADHPMREDVIRNFRMQADGLIRYQGANGLWHQLLDKEDSYEEITGTAMFVFGIARGVKQGWLHPDYIYVAWEGLKGMFTKITPEGDVTAICAGTGIMPALSFYYNRPQWKNDPMGEGPVLRALVEMIDAPKYTEIKAEQQYDKIE, via the coding sequence ATGAAAAAGATATATACTTATTTAATCCTCTCATTCGTCCTGTTGTGCAGCACTTCATTGATTGCGCAGACCAATGAGAAAGCCAGAGAAACTGCCGTAATGATTGCCGACCGCATTCTGAAGTCAACAACTTATGATTTTGTAGATAAGAAAAGTGGCAAGACTTACACATCGCTCAAAAACGTACCTTTGAATAAGAATGTGAAAGTACAAAGTAAATATCTGGATTGGCATTATACAAACGGAGTCACCAACATAGCCCTGATGGAGTTGGGAGATAAATTAGGTACTTCGAGGTACGAGAACTATGTTTTGAAGAATATGAATTTCATTTTCGAAGATGCAAACCAGAACTACTTCCATCGCTTGTATGACCAAACGCTGAAGCAGGAAGGTTGGAGAGCCGTGAATAATGTGAATTGGCACATGATTTACCGGAATAAACGTCTGGATGATAATGGTCCTATGGGCGCCAGTCTGATTGTGCTCAACCGCCGTCATCCGGAACAGGCTTTCCAGAAGTATATCGACCAGACTGATCATCACCTGATGGTGTCCGAACCTCGTCTTGCCGATGGCACTATTGCCCGGTTATGGCCGCATGTCAATACCATTTGGGCAGATGATGCCTTTATGGCTCTTTCTTTTCTGGTCAGAATGGGAGAGGCGACAGGTGATGCCAAATACTTTGATGATGCAGCCAATCAGATACTGAACTATACCCGCTACCTGTGGTGTCCCGAAAAAGGACTGTATTATCATTGCTATCACACGGATAACAAAGCGCATGGCGTTGCCCATTGGTCCAGGGCAAACGGATGGGTTTTCATGGCTACTGCCGATTTGCTGGCACGAATGCCCGCCGACCATCCGATGCGTGAAGATGTCATCCGGAACTTCCGTATGCAGGCGGATGGACTGATTCGTTATCAGGGTGCGAACGGATTGTGGCATCAGCTTCTGGATAAGGAAGATTCCTATGAAGAAATCACGGGAACCGCTATGTTCGTCTTCGGCATTGCCAGAGGGGTGAAACAAGGGTGGCTGCATCCCGACTATATCTATGTGGCATGGGAAGGGTTGAAAGGCATGTTCACCAAGATTACTCCGGAGGGTGATGTAACGGCTATCTGTGCAGGTACAGGCATAATGCCCGCTTTGTCATTCTATTATAATCGTCCCCAGTGGAAGAATGATCCGATGGGAGAGGGCCCCGTGCTGAGGGCATTGGTAGAAATGATAGACGCGCCTAAGTATACGGAAATCAAGGCCGAACAGCAATACGATAAAATCGAGTGA
- a CDS encoding pectate lyase, producing the protein MRYATIGILLLAWGLLACDEKEEVSGPSVPFPDYGEVLAFPGAEGYGRNAVGGRHGEVYHVNTLADSGKGSLRDAVSKPGRIIVFDVAGIIRLQSPLAFSKNLTIAAQTAPGDGIVVYGNQVSFSGADNLICCYLRIRMGVNGKDGKDAAGVAYGSNMIFDHMSVTWGRDECFSINGDPKKPGDQPRNITIQNSFIGQGLQPHSCGGLIQTTAENGVTLYRNLYIDNKTRNPKVKGLNQFVNNVVYNWGNGGAYIMGDTEQTSEADIRNNYFIVGATLNYDGKTLGATAPFTRYNEHFRAHLSGNYYDENKDGVLNGRELTREDCTKRKQESGTEVVITPTFLDKPSDVHPAIEGLMTARDAYEWIVQHGGASLPARDQVDSYLVGELTSLGKKGGIILTEMDLPTQGPGEIKSGTKPLDTDNDGMPDDFEDTYGLDKNDPSDAMKIASNGYTNIENYIFLINK; encoded by the coding sequence ATGAGATATGCTACAATTGGAATACTTCTTCTGGCATGGGGGCTGCTAGCCTGCGATGAAAAAGAGGAGGTTTCCGGCCCGTCTGTTCCTTTCCCTGATTATGGAGAAGTACTTGCTTTTCCGGGAGCAGAAGGGTACGGGCGCAATGCGGTAGGCGGAAGACATGGCGAGGTCTATCACGTCAATACGCTTGCCGATTCTGGAAAAGGCTCTTTGCGTGATGCGGTGAGTAAACCCGGAAGAATCATTGTTTTTGATGTTGCGGGAATCATTCGCCTGCAATCCCCGCTTGCTTTTTCCAAGAATCTGACTATTGCTGCACAAACGGCTCCCGGTGACGGAATTGTCGTTTATGGAAATCAGGTCTCTTTTTCCGGGGCCGATAATCTCATTTGCTGCTATCTGCGCATACGGATGGGAGTGAACGGGAAAGACGGCAAAGATGCCGCCGGTGTAGCTTACGGATCGAATATGATTTTTGATCACATGTCGGTTACCTGGGGACGTGATGAATGTTTTTCCATCAATGGAGATCCGAAGAAACCGGGTGATCAGCCCCGGAATATAACTATCCAGAACTCCTTTATAGGGCAAGGCCTGCAACCACATTCTTGCGGAGGACTTATCCAGACTACGGCTGAAAATGGAGTGACCTTATACCGTAACCTGTATATCGATAATAAAACCCGTAATCCGAAAGTGAAAGGTCTGAATCAGTTTGTAAATAATGTGGTTTACAACTGGGGTAACGGTGGTGCTTATATTATGGGGGATACGGAACAGACTTCCGAAGCCGATATCCGGAATAACTATTTCATTGTGGGTGCTACTTTAAATTATGATGGGAAAACGCTGGGTGCCACCGCTCCCTTTACGCGCTATAACGAACATTTCCGTGCCCATTTATCCGGTAACTATTATGATGAAAATAAGGATGGAGTGCTGAATGGCCGCGAACTGACCCGTGAAGATTGTACGAAACGTAAACAAGAGTCTGGCACTGAAGTCGTGATAACTCCTACTTTTCTGGATAAACCGTCGGATGTGCATCCCGCTATCGAAGGCTTGATGACCGCTCGGGATGCTTACGAGTGGATTGTGCAGCATGGCGGAGCTTCATTACCCGCCCGTGACCAGGTAGATAGCTATCTTGTTGGAGAATTAACTTCATTGGGTAAGAAAGGAGGAATCATTCTCACGGAGATGGACCTGCCTACACAAGGTCCCGGTGAAATAAAGTCGGGAACCAAACCGCTGGATACGGATAATGATGGTATGCCCGATGACTTTGAAGATACATACGGACTTGATAAAAATGATCCGTCCGACGCTATGAAGATAGCTTCCAACGGATATACTAATATTGAAAACTACATATTCCTGATAAACAAATGA